In Duganella zoogloeoides, a single genomic region encodes these proteins:
- a CDS encoding aminopeptidase P N-terminal domain-containing protein gives MASSTGAGDQVRAACASRRTRLLAQLPPGAVAVLHTAPEVVRNGDSHYPYRHDSHFYYLTGFTEPESALVLVAAHGDAPARSLLFCRAKNPDREIWDGFRYGPEAARAAFGFAEAYPIEDLDGVLAQLRAGAAAAPVDLLPLLADMRLLKDDSEQAIMQRAATISALAHVRAMQHARAGMHEYEIEAELLYEFRRHGAQGQAYPPIVAAGANACVLHYSANNALARDGDLVLIDAGCELDGYASDITRTWPVNGRFAASQRQLYELVLAAQSAALDAVAPGRPYAGIHAAALNVLAQGMLDLGLLDKNTCGSAADVIADKRHLQFYMHGTGHWLGLDVHDVGAYRDLGAADQPSRALQAGMVLTVEPGIYVRPAAGVPEQFWNTGIRIEDDVLVTATGHTVLSAAAPKSVADIEKLMP, from the coding sequence ATTGCATCCTCCACTGGCGCAGGCGATCAAGTCCGTGCAGCTTGCGCCAGTAGGCGCACGCGCCTGCTGGCGCAACTGCCACCGGGCGCGGTGGCGGTGCTGCACACGGCGCCCGAGGTGGTACGCAACGGCGACAGCCACTACCCTTACCGCCACGACAGCCATTTCTATTACCTGACCGGTTTTACGGAGCCGGAAAGCGCGCTGGTGCTCGTCGCCGCGCACGGCGATGCGCCAGCCCGAAGTCTGCTGTTCTGCCGCGCAAAAAATCCTGACCGCGAGATCTGGGATGGCTTTCGTTATGGACCGGAAGCCGCGCGTGCCGCCTTCGGTTTCGCCGAGGCATACCCGATCGAGGACCTCGACGGCGTACTGGCACAGCTGCGCGCTGGTGCGGCGGCCGCGCCGGTTGACTTGCTGCCGCTGCTGGCCGACATGCGCCTGCTGAAAGACGACAGCGAACAAGCCATCATGCAGCGCGCCGCCACCATCTCGGCGCTGGCCCACGTGCGGGCCATGCAACACGCGCGCGCGGGCATGCACGAGTATGAAATCGAAGCGGAACTGCTGTACGAGTTCCGCCGCCATGGCGCCCAGGGCCAGGCGTATCCGCCGATCGTGGCCGCCGGCGCCAACGCCTGCGTGCTGCACTACAGCGCCAACAACGCCCTGGCCCGCGACGGCGACCTGGTACTGATCGACGCCGGCTGCGAGCTCGATGGCTATGCCTCGGACATTACCCGTACCTGGCCCGTCAATGGCCGCTTTGCCGCGTCCCAGCGCCAGCTGTACGAACTGGTGCTGGCCGCGCAAAGCGCCGCCCTGGACGCCGTGGCGCCGGGCCGCCCGTACGCCGGCATCCATGCGGCAGCATTGAATGTGCTGGCGCAGGGCATGCTGGACCTGGGCCTGCTCGATAAAAACACCTGCGGCAGCGCCGCCGACGTGATTGCCGACAAGCGCCACCTGCAGTTCTACATGCACGGCACCGGCCACTGGCTGGGCCTGGACGTGCACGACGTGGGGGCCTACCGCGACCTGGGCGCCGCCGACCAACCTTCGCGCGCGCTTCAGGCGGGCATGGTGCTGACGGTGGAACCGGGCATCTACGTGCGCCCTGCTGCCGGTGTGCCCGAACAATTCTGGAACACGGGGATCCGCATCGAAGACGATGTGCTGGTCACCGCCACCGGCCACACGGTATTGAGCGCAGCCGCGCCCAAATCGGTGGCCGACATCGAAAAGCTGATGCCATGA
- a CDS encoding NAD(P)(+) transhydrogenase (Re/Si-specific) subunit beta, whose protein sequence is MSFITMNLVTMLYLVASVCFIQALKGLSSPATARSGNAFGMAGMAIAFITTIALILKLREEAMQAGLNGGMGLALVAVGVVVGGAIGAILAKKVEMTKMPELVAAMHSLIGLAAVCIAVAAVSEPHAFGIAAVGEALPFGNRIELFIGTFVGAITFSGSVIAFGKLSGKYKFRLFQGAPVSFAGQHVLNLVLALIMVGLGLAFCLADGVAPAWTPFLVMTAIAFVLGVLIIIPIGGADMPVVVSMLNSYSGWAAAGIGFSLNNAMLIIAGSLVGSSGAILSYIMCKAMNRSFFNVILGGFGGAPADAGAGGAKEQRPVKSGSADDAAFIMANAESVIIVPGYGLAVARAQHSLKELVEKLTHKGVTVKYAIHPVAGRMPGHMNVLLAEAEVPYDQVFEMEDINGEFGQADVALILGANDVVNPAAKDPGSPIAGMPILEAYKAKSIIVNKRSMASGYAGLDNELFYQPNTMMVFGDAKKVIEDMVKAVE, encoded by the coding sequence ATGAGCTTCATCACCATGAACCTGGTGACGATGCTGTACCTGGTCGCCTCGGTGTGCTTCATCCAGGCGCTGAAAGGGCTGTCGTCGCCGGCCACGGCGCGTTCCGGTAATGCCTTCGGCATGGCCGGCATGGCCATCGCCTTTATTACCACCATCGCCCTGATACTCAAGCTGCGCGAGGAAGCCATGCAAGCCGGCCTCAATGGCGGCATGGGGCTGGCGCTGGTGGCCGTTGGCGTGGTGGTGGGCGGCGCGATTGGCGCCATCCTGGCGAAAAAAGTCGAGATGACCAAGATGCCGGAACTGGTGGCGGCAATGCACTCGCTGATCGGTCTCGCTGCCGTGTGCATCGCGGTTGCTGCCGTGTCGGAGCCGCACGCGTTCGGGATCGCCGCCGTGGGCGAGGCGCTGCCATTCGGTAACCGCATCGAACTGTTCATCGGCACCTTCGTGGGCGCCATCACGTTCTCGGGATCGGTGATCGCGTTCGGCAAGCTGTCGGGCAAATACAAATTCCGGCTGTTCCAGGGCGCGCCGGTCAGCTTCGCCGGCCAGCATGTGCTCAACCTGGTGCTGGCGCTGATCATGGTGGGCCTGGGCCTGGCATTCTGCTTGGCCGACGGCGTGGCGCCCGCGTGGACGCCGTTCCTGGTCATGACCGCGATCGCTTTCGTACTCGGCGTGTTGATCATCATCCCGATCGGCGGCGCCGACATGCCGGTGGTGGTGTCGATGCTGAACTCGTACTCCGGCTGGGCGGCGGCCGGTATCGGCTTCTCGCTCAACAATGCCATGCTGATCATCGCCGGCTCGCTGGTGGGTTCCTCGGGCGCGATCCTGTCGTACATCATGTGCAAGGCGATGAACCGCTCGTTCTTCAACGTCATCCTGGGCGGCTTTGGCGGTGCGCCAGCGGACGCCGGCGCCGGCGGCGCCAAGGAGCAGCGGCCTGTCAAATCCGGCTCGGCCGACGACGCGGCCTTCATCATGGCCAATGCCGAGAGCGTGATCATCGTGCCGGGCTACGGCCTGGCCGTCGCGCGCGCCCAGCACTCGTTGAAGGAACTGGTGGAAAAACTGACGCACAAGGGCGTGACCGTGAAGTATGCGATCCACCCGGTGGCCGGACGCATGCCGGGCCACATGAACGTGCTGCTGGCCGAAGCCGAGGTGCCGTACGACCAGGTATTCGAGATGGAGGACATCAACGGCGAATTCGGCCAGGCCGACGTCGCGCTGATCCTGGGCGCCAACGACGTGGTCAATCCGGCGGCCAAGGACCCGGGTTCGCCGATTGCCGGCATGCCGATCCTGGAAGCCTATAAAGCCAAGAGCATCATCGTCAACAAGCGGTCGATGGCGTCGGGGTACGCGGGGCTCGACAACGAGTTGTTTTACCAGCCTAATACCATGATGGTGTTTGGCGACGCCAAGAAGGTCATCGAGGATATGGTGAAGGCGGTCGAGTAA
- a CDS encoding NUDIX hydrolase has translation MPRIWKPSVTVAAIVEKDGKFLLIEEETSDGIRINQPAGHLDPYESLEQAVIRETLEETAYDFTPTALVGMYMSRYTSNRTGEEVTYLRFTFCGVPGAQHDRPLDEGILRTMWLTRDELAACADRHRSPTVLQCVDEYLAGIRAPLELIQTHASVYKEAVSTAIG, from the coding sequence ATGCCGCGTATCTGGAAACCCTCTGTTACTGTTGCCGCCATCGTCGAAAAAGACGGCAAGTTCCTGCTGATCGAAGAAGAGACCAGCGACGGCATCCGCATCAACCAGCCTGCCGGCCATCTCGACCCCTACGAATCGCTGGAACAGGCCGTGATCCGCGAGACGCTGGAGGAAACCGCGTACGACTTCACACCCACCGCGCTGGTGGGCATGTATATGTCGCGCTACACCTCCAACCGCACCGGCGAGGAAGTAACGTACCTGCGCTTTACCTTCTGCGGCGTGCCGGGCGCGCAGCACGACCGCCCGCTCGACGAAGGCATTCTGCGCACCATGTGGCTCACGCGCGACGAACTGGCCGCCTGCGCCGACCGTCACCGCAGCCCCACGGTACTGCAATGCGTGGACGAATACCTGGCCGGCATCCGCGCACCGCTTGAATTGATACAGACCCACGCTTCCGTGTACAAAGAAGCCGTGAGTACCGCTATTGGATAG
- a CDS encoding 5'-3' exonuclease, which produces MGRLLAIDGLNIVRRVYEASPEPDSPEKAEIALRHAFSSLRNLINDHQPTHVLPAFDFGGRTWRHDLFAGYRAGRAPMPEPLRAALPAFYDKLRGIGMHVVCVPEVEADDVIGTVVLRWLADSRGDATVASTDKDLHGLIAHGARVWDHFKGEWHDHAWVERKWGVPPEQLPDLLALMGDVTDSIPGVSKVGVKTAARLLRTYGTLDAIMAGAGILKDSLGETLRKEREMLYLSRQLVALKTDVTVGVTWNMLAWEQF; this is translated from the coding sequence ATGGGTAGACTCCTTGCCATCGACGGCCTCAATATCGTGCGCCGTGTCTATGAAGCCAGCCCCGAACCTGACAGCCCCGAGAAGGCCGAGATCGCGCTGCGCCACGCGTTTTCTTCGCTGCGCAACCTGATCAACGACCACCAGCCCACCCACGTGCTGCCCGCGTTCGACTTCGGCGGACGCACCTGGCGCCACGACCTGTTTGCCGGCTACCGCGCGGGCCGGGCGCCGATGCCCGAGCCGCTGCGCGCGGCGCTGCCGGCGTTTTACGACAAGCTGCGCGGCATCGGCATGCACGTGGTGTGCGTACCCGAGGTGGAGGCCGACGACGTGATCGGCACCGTGGTGCTGCGCTGGCTGGCCGACAGCCGCGGCGACGCCACCGTCGCCAGCACCGACAAGGACCTGCACGGCCTGATCGCACACGGCGCCCGCGTGTGGGACCATTTCAAGGGCGAGTGGCACGACCACGCCTGGGTCGAGCGCAAGTGGGGCGTGCCGCCCGAGCAATTGCCCGATCTGCTGGCGCTGATGGGCGATGTCACCGATTCGATTCCCGGCGTGTCGAAGGTGGGCGTGAAAACCGCTGCCCGCCTGTTGCGTACTTACGGCACCCTGGACGCCATCATGGCCGGCGCCGGCATCCTTAAAGATTCTCTGGGTGAAACTTTACGAAAAGAACGTGAAATGCTGTATCTTTCTCGACAGTTGGTGGCGCTGAAAACCGACGTAACGGTCGGCGTCACCTGGAATATGCTGGCCTGGGAGCAGTTTTAA
- a CDS encoding glutathione S-transferase family protein, which translates to MIVVHHLNNSRSQRVLWLLEELGLDYEIVRYQRDAKTMLAPPELRAIHPLGKSPVIVDNGVVVAESGAIVEYLVDTYGNGRLVPPAGTEDRRRWTYFLHYAEGSAMAPLLMKLVFDRVETSPAPFFVKPITRGIARKVKGTYIEPQIASHLDYLEAELARSPWFAGAEFTAADIQMSFPLEAAAARAGLDSSRPRLMSFLERIHARPAYKRAIERGGEYALLK; encoded by the coding sequence ATGATCGTCGTTCACCACCTCAATAATTCGCGCTCGCAGCGCGTGCTCTGGCTGCTGGAAGAACTGGGACTGGACTACGAGATCGTGCGCTACCAGCGCGACGCCAAGACCATGCTGGCACCGCCCGAACTGCGGGCCATCCACCCGCTGGGCAAGTCGCCGGTGATTGTCGACAACGGCGTGGTGGTGGCCGAATCGGGCGCCATCGTCGAGTACCTGGTCGATACCTACGGCAACGGCCGCCTGGTGCCGCCTGCCGGCACCGAGGATCGCCGCCGCTGGACCTATTTCCTCCACTACGCCGAAGGCTCGGCCATGGCGCCGCTGTTGATGAAGCTGGTGTTTGATCGCGTGGAAACCAGCCCGGCGCCGTTTTTTGTGAAGCCGATCACGCGCGGCATCGCCCGCAAGGTCAAGGGCACGTATATCGAACCGCAAATCGCTTCTCACCTCGACTACCTCGAAGCCGAACTGGCCAGGTCGCCATGGTTTGCCGGCGCCGAATTCACCGCCGCCGACATCCAGATGAGCTTCCCGCTGGAAGCAGCCGCCGCCCGCGCCGGCCTCGACAGCAGTCGCCCCCGGTTGATGAGCTTTCTCGAGCGCATTCATGCGCGTCCTGCCTATAAGCGGGCGATTGAGCGTGGTGGAGAGTATGCGTTGCTGAAGTAA
- a CDS encoding serine/threonine-protein kinase, whose amino-acid sequence MIFVSLNCPQCGASLPSSARWRTVQCLYCSAIVSPQVRTILAADFRAAYERSLADDNAASHIVCAGQRYRIITPLTSSASVLLAQRIGAGPERVVIKLSQSPHALQHEAAILHQLQAAAIPGAAYFSQRLPQLVAQGAATGNVAAGAQALVLRHPVGYWGSLADVRRHYPGGIDPRHAVWMWRRMLEVLGYVHAAGWAHGRLAPEHLLVHPADHGILIIGWAGAQRLSVKATAARDLMQAAWSIRSLLDGSGDDGNEPPIAAAVPAPLATLLRRASEDAHWCARHGAAGIDQALKTAAVAAFGPPRFLHFTPTPR is encoded by the coding sequence ATGATCTTTGTCTCCCTCAATTGCCCGCAGTGCGGCGCCTCGTTGCCGTCCTCGGCGCGCTGGCGCACCGTGCAATGCCTGTACTGTTCGGCCATCGTCTCGCCCCAGGTCCGCACCATCCTGGCGGCCGATTTCCGCGCCGCGTACGAGCGTTCGCTGGCGGACGACAACGCTGCCAGCCACATCGTCTGCGCCGGCCAGCGCTACCGCATCATCACTCCCCTGACGTCCAGCGCCAGCGTGCTGCTGGCACAGCGTATCGGCGCCGGCCCGGAGCGGGTCGTGATCAAACTGTCGCAGTCACCGCACGCCTTGCAACACGAAGCAGCGATCCTGCACCAGCTGCAAGCTGCGGCCATTCCCGGCGCCGCGTATTTTTCACAGCGCCTGCCGCAACTGGTCGCGCAAGGCGCAGCCACCGGCAACGTGGCAGCGGGCGCGCAGGCGCTGGTGCTGCGCCACCCGGTCGGATACTGGGGCAGCCTGGCCGACGTGCGGCGCCATTACCCGGGCGGCATCGACCCGCGCCACGCCGTGTGGATGTGGCGCCGCATGCTCGAAGTGCTGGGCTATGTGCACGCCGCTGGCTGGGCGCATGGCCGCCTGGCCCCGGAACACCTGCTGGTCCATCCCGCCGATCACGGCATCCTGATCATCGGCTGGGCAGGCGCACAGCGGCTAAGCGTCAAAGCCACGGCAGCGCGCGACCTGATGCAGGCTGCGTGGTCGATCCGCAGCCTGCTTGACGGTAGCGGCGACGATGGCAATGAGCCGCCGATTGCCGCCGCCGTACCGGCGCCGCTGGCCACGCTGCTGCGCCGCGCCAGCGAAGACGCCCACTGGTGCGCGCGGCACGGCGCCGCCGGCATCGACCAGGCGCTCAAGACCGCCGCCGTGGCCGCGTTTGGCCCGCCGCGGTTTCTCCACTTTACCCCCACCCCTCGCTGA
- a CDS encoding response regulator: MLKAIIIDSSAVARGLLNTVLQDGGYDVAGQAHTCAAGVALMIKHNPHIVCIALEQVENDLDGMREIKAKWPKALVFMVSSQLDAATIQSAHAMGVNGFIVKPFKADTVLNTIRNVVIAMVKRQRAAMAALAPKPEEDSAATE; the protein is encoded by the coding sequence ATGTTAAAAGCGATAATTATCGATTCGAGCGCGGTCGCGCGCGGCCTGCTCAATACGGTGTTGCAGGATGGCGGTTACGACGTGGCGGGGCAGGCCCACACGTGCGCGGCCGGCGTGGCCTTGATGATCAAGCACAATCCGCACATCGTGTGCATCGCGCTGGAACAGGTGGAAAACGATCTCGACGGCATGCGCGAGATCAAGGCCAAGTGGCCCAAGGCGCTGGTATTCATGGTCTCGAGCCAGCTCGACGCGGCCACCATCCAGTCCGCCCACGCGATGGGCGTCAACGGCTTCATCGTCAAGCCGTTCAAGGCCGACACGGTCCTCAATACCATACGCAACGTGGTGATCGCGATGGTCAAGCGCCAGCGCGCCGCGATGGCAGCCCTGGCGCCCAAGCCGGAAGAAGACAGCGCCGCTACCGAATAA
- a CDS encoding Re/Si-specific NAD(P)(+) transhydrogenase subunit alpha, giving the protein MRIGIPAETRPGETRVAATPETIKKLSAKHQLIVQAGAGLAASITDDAYAAAGAQIAGAAEAFGADVVLKVRAPSEEERALIKPGTVVIGMLNPFDAANNAAMASAGLRALALEAVPRITRAQSMDVLSSQANIAGYKAVMIAANTYQRFMPMLMTAAGTVKAARVLIMGVGVAGLQAIATAKRLGAVIEASDVRPPVKEQVESLGAKFIDVPFLTDEEREIAKGVGGYARSMPPDWMARQSALVHERAKLADIIITTALIPGRPAPVLISEDTVKAMKPGSVIVDLAVSQGGNCPLSELNKTVIKHGVHIVGEPDLATLVAADASALYARNVLDFLKLIIDKDDQLVIDREDEIIKATLLCADGQLLRT; this is encoded by the coding sequence ATGAGAATAGGCATACCGGCCGAGACCAGGCCGGGGGAGACCCGGGTGGCAGCAACCCCTGAAACCATCAAGAAGTTATCTGCGAAACATCAACTGATCGTGCAGGCGGGTGCCGGTCTGGCCGCCTCCATCACCGACGACGCCTACGCGGCGGCTGGCGCGCAAATCGCTGGCGCGGCCGAGGCCTTCGGCGCCGACGTGGTGCTCAAGGTACGCGCGCCCAGCGAGGAAGAGCGCGCGCTGATCAAGCCCGGCACGGTCGTCATCGGCATGCTCAACCCTTTTGACGCGGCCAACAATGCCGCCATGGCGTCCGCCGGCCTGCGCGCGCTGGCACTGGAAGCCGTGCCGCGCATCACGCGCGCGCAGTCGATGGACGTGCTGTCGTCGCAGGCGAACATCGCCGGCTACAAGGCGGTGATGATCGCGGCCAATACATACCAGCGCTTCATGCCCATGCTGATGACGGCCGCCGGCACGGTCAAGGCGGCGCGCGTGTTGATCATGGGCGTGGGCGTGGCCGGCCTGCAGGCGATTGCCACGGCCAAGCGCCTGGGCGCCGTGATCGAGGCGTCCGATGTGCGTCCGCCGGTGAAAGAGCAGGTGGAGTCGCTCGGCGCCAAGTTCATCGACGTGCCCTTTCTCACCGACGAGGAGCGCGAAATCGCCAAGGGCGTGGGCGGCTACGCGCGGTCAATGCCGCCCGACTGGATGGCGCGCCAGTCCGCATTGGTGCATGAACGCGCCAAGCTGGCCGACATCATCATCACCACCGCGCTGATCCCCGGTCGCCCGGCGCCGGTACTCATTTCCGAAGACACGGTCAAGGCGATGAAGCCCGGTTCCGTGATCGTCGATCTGGCGGTATCCCAGGGCGGCAACTGCCCGCTGTCGGAGCTGAACAAAACCGTGATCAAACACGGCGTGCACATCGTCGGCGAACCCGACCTGGCCACGCTGGTGGCGGCCGATGCCTCGGCGCTGTACGCGCGCAATGTGCTCGACTTCCTCAAGCTGATCATCGACAAGGACGATCAACTGGTCATCGACCGCGAGGACGAGATCATCAAGGCCACGCTGCTGTGCGCGGACGGCCAGCTGCTCAGAACATAA
- a CDS encoding FAD-dependent monooxygenase → MTDHDTPPVTLSCDVAICGAGPAGMALAALLAKRGIPAHRIALIDAKTLAQASADPRSLALSWGSRQILEDIGAWPVAGTAINEIHVSRRGQFGRSMITSTEQGVPALGYVTRYGDIVKALGAVVDAAGIATQRPARVDALDELDNEVVLTITDLATGAARSLHAGVVVQAEGGLFNEQQDRAQRRDYGQTAIIAQVRSSRATAHRAYERFTDEGPLALLPQGEPQLGAHLSAQVGAHSGARLGEYSLVWCVRPARAEQLLALDDQAFLAQLGEAFGDRVGRFTYASPRLGFPLGLNADARTTARTVAIGNAAQTLHPVAGQGLNLGLRDVTVLARLLAQGATPQMLAQFTAARQQDRSTTVRLTDTMARVFANNSPAQALLGLSLAAIDVVGPARSVLAELMMYGRR, encoded by the coding sequence ATGACCGACCACGATACCCCGCCCGTTACCCTGTCCTGCGATGTGGCCATTTGCGGCGCCGGCCCGGCCGGCATGGCGCTGGCCGCCCTGCTGGCCAAGCGCGGCATCCCTGCCCACCGCATCGCCCTGATCGACGCCAAGACCCTGGCCCAGGCCAGCGCCGATCCGCGCTCGCTGGCGCTGTCGTGGGGCAGCCGCCAGATTCTGGAAGACATAGGCGCCTGGCCCGTCGCCGGCACGGCAATCAACGAAATCCACGTCTCGCGGCGCGGCCAGTTCGGCCGCAGCATGATCACCAGCACCGAGCAAGGCGTGCCGGCGCTCGGCTATGTCACCCGCTACGGCGACATCGTCAAGGCGCTGGGCGCCGTGGTGGATGCGGCCGGCATCGCCACCCAGCGCCCGGCGCGGGTCGATGCGCTCGACGAACTCGATAACGAGGTGGTGCTCACCATTACCGACCTGGCGACGGGCGCGGCGCGCTCGCTTCACGCGGGCGTGGTGGTGCAGGCCGAGGGCGGCCTGTTCAACGAACAGCAGGACCGCGCCCAGCGCCGCGACTACGGCCAGACCGCGATCATCGCCCAGGTGCGCAGCAGCCGCGCCACCGCGCACCGCGCCTACGAACGCTTCACCGACGAAGGCCCGCTGGCGCTGCTGCCGCAGGGCGAGCCGCAGTTGGGTGCTCATTTGAGTGCGCAGGTGGGTGCGCATTCGGGTGCCCGGCTGGGGGAGTATTCGCTGGTATGGTGCGTGCGGCCGGCCCGCGCCGAACAATTGCTGGCACTGGACGACCAGGCGTTTCTGGCGCAACTGGGCGAAGCATTCGGCGACCGCGTGGGACGTTTTACGTACGCCTCGCCGCGCCTCGGTTTCCCGCTCGGCCTGAATGCCGATGCAAGGACCACGGCCCGCACGGTCGCCATCGGCAATGCCGCGCAGACGCTGCACCCGGTGGCGGGCCAGGGCCTGAACCTGGGCCTGCGCGACGTGACGGTGCTGGCGCGCCTGCTGGCGCAAGGCGCCACGCCGCAGATGCTGGCGCAGTTCACCGCCGCACGCCAGCAAGACCGCAGCACCACCGTGCGCCTGACCGACACCATGGCGCGCGTATTTGCCAACAACTCGCCGGCGCAGGCACTGCTGGGGCTGTCGCTGGCGGCAATCGACGTGGTGGGACCGGCGCGCAGCGTTCTGGCGGAATTGATGATGTACGGCCGGCGCTAG
- a CDS encoding NAD(P) transhydrogenase subunit alpha has protein sequence MEVSHTIINLIIFVLAIYVGYHVVWTVTPALHTPLMAVTNAVSAIIIVGAMLAAALTEGIVGQVAGTVAVALAAVNVFGGFLVTQRMLEMFRKKEPKVKKGDQP, from the coding sequence ATGGAAGTGAGCCACACCATCATCAACCTGATTATCTTCGTGCTGGCCATCTATGTCGGCTACCACGTGGTCTGGACCGTGACCCCGGCGCTGCATACGCCGCTCATGGCGGTGACCAACGCCGTCTCGGCGATCATCATCGTCGGCGCCATGCTGGCCGCGGCGCTCACCGAAGGCATCGTGGGCCAGGTGGCCGGCACGGTGGCGGTGGCGCTGGCCGCTGTCAATGTGTTCGGCGGCTTCCTGGTCACGCAGCGCATGCTCGAGATGTTCCGCAAAAAAGAGCCGAAGGTGAAGAAGGGAGACCAGCCATGA
- the mnmA gene encoding tRNA 2-thiouridine(34) synthase MnmA translates to MSKKKVVIGMSGGVDSSVAAWMLKEQGYDVVGLFMKNWEDDDDSEYCSTRQDWIDAASVADVIGVDIEAVNFAAEYKDRVFADFLREYQAGRTPNPDVLCNAEIKFKAFLDHAMHLGADLIATGHYARVRQNGEKFELLKAVDHTKDQSYFLHRLNQSQLSRTLFPLGEIPKTEVRQIAEKLALPNAAKKDSTGICFIGERPFREFLNRYLSYKPGPMKTPDGKVVGEHVGLSFYTLGQRKGIGVGGMKAYKNPDGSSDAWYVARKDVAENTLYIVQGHDHPWLLSSTLRADQASWIAGEVPSPRALSAKTRYRQADVACEVAPEGDSDFALRFMEAQWAVTPGQSAVLYDGDVCLGGGIIDSSTT, encoded by the coding sequence ATGAGCAAGAAAAAAGTCGTGATCGGTATGTCGGGCGGGGTCGATTCCTCGGTCGCGGCGTGGATGCTCAAGGAGCAGGGCTACGACGTGGTGGGCCTGTTCATGAAGAACTGGGAAGACGACGACGATTCCGAATACTGCTCCACGCGCCAGGACTGGATCGACGCGGCCAGCGTGGCCGACGTGATCGGCGTGGACATCGAAGCGGTCAACTTCGCCGCCGAATACAAGGACCGCGTGTTCGCCGACTTCCTGCGCGAATACCAGGCCGGCCGCACGCCGAATCCCGATGTGCTGTGCAACGCCGAAATCAAGTTCAAGGCTTTTCTCGATCACGCCATGCACCTCGGCGCGGACCTGATCGCCACCGGCCACTATGCGCGCGTGCGCCAGAACGGCGAGAAGTTCGAGTTATTGAAAGCCGTCGATCACACCAAGGACCAGAGCTACTTCCTGCATCGTCTGAACCAGTCGCAGCTGTCGCGCACCCTGTTCCCGCTTGGCGAAATCCCGAAAACCGAAGTGCGCCAGATCGCCGAAAAGCTGGCCCTGCCCAACGCCGCCAAGAAGGATTCGACCGGTATCTGTTTTATCGGCGAGCGCCCGTTCCGCGAATTTCTGAACCGCTACCTGTCGTACAAACCGGGCCCGATGAAAACCCCGGACGGCAAGGTGGTGGGCGAACACGTGGGCCTGTCGTTCTACACGCTGGGCCAGCGCAAGGGCATCGGCGTGGGCGGCATGAAGGCGTACAAGAATCCCGACGGCAGCAGCGACGCCTGGTACGTGGCGCGCAAGGACGTGGCCGAGAACACGCTGTACATCGTGCAGGGCCACGACCATCCGTGGCTGCTGTCGTCCACGCTGCGCGCCGACCAGGCCAGCTGGATTGCCGGCGAGGTGCCCTCCCCGCGCGCGCTGTCTGCCAAGACCCGCTATCGCCAGGCCGACGTGGCGTGCGAAGTCGCGCCCGAGGGCGACTCGGACTTTGCGTTGCGGTTCATGGAAGCCCAGTGGGCGGTCACGCCGGGGCAGTCGGCCGTGCTGTATGACGGCGATGTTTGCCTCGGGGGCGGCATCATCGACAGCTCCACCACTTAA
- a CDS encoding type II toxin-antitoxin system VapC family toxin, whose product MILLDTHALIWWFEGSPKLSLAAKAAIENAQRLSRVTISSLSCWEIALLNAHGRIHLSTELHNWIKAIQKLRRVRFIPVDNHIAVASVELPGQFHKDPADRIIVATALTMNIPLVTIDQKIRAYPHVRTIW is encoded by the coding sequence ATGATACTGCTCGATACTCACGCGTTGATTTGGTGGTTTGAAGGCAGCCCCAAGCTTTCTCTCGCCGCCAAAGCGGCGATTGAAAATGCCCAGCGGCTCAGCCGGGTCACGATTTCGTCGCTATCGTGCTGGGAAATTGCGCTACTGAACGCGCACGGAAGAATCCATTTATCGACCGAATTGCACAACTGGATTAAGGCGATCCAAAAGCTTCGACGGGTTCGTTTCATTCCCGTGGACAACCACATCGCCGTGGCCTCAGTTGAACTGCCAGGCCAGTTTCACAAAGATCCCGCCGACCGCATCATCGTCGCCACCGCGCTGACGATGAATATTCCACTGGTCACAATCGATCAGAAAATCCGCGCCTACCCTCACGTGCGCACCATCTGGTAA